The Pseudomonadota bacterium genome includes the window GCAAGGCCGAGGCCATGCTGCGCCGCGACGAAAGCCTGCCGCGCGAGATCCTGCGCCGCGGCGACCGGGTGCGTGGCTACATCTACGACGTGCGCCAGGAGCCGCGGGGACCGCAGATTTTCATCTCGCGCAGCCATCCCCAGTTCATGGCCAAGTTGTTTTACCAGGAGGTGCCGGAGATCTATGACGGCATCATCGAGATCAAGGCGGTCGCCCGCGATCCCGGCAGCCGGGCCAAGATCGCTGTCCTGTCCCACGACAGCTCGATCGATCCGGTCGGCGCCTGCGTCGGCATGCGCGGCAGCCGCGTCCAGGCGGTCGTCAATGAGCTGGGTGGCGAGAAGATCGACATCATCCAGTGGTCGCCTGATACCGCGACCTTTGTCGTCAACGCGCTGGCGCCCGCAGAAGTCACCAAGGTCGTCATGGACGAGGACGACCGGCGCATGGAAGTCGTCGTGCCCGATGACCAGTTGAGCCTGGCGATCGGCCGGCGTGGTCAGAACGTGCGGTTGGCCTCGCAACTGGTCGGCTGGGATATCGATATCCTGACCGAGAGCGACGAGAGCGAACGGCGCATCGAGGAGATGCGTCTCAGGAGCGAGCACTTCATGGAGACGCTGGACGTCGACGATGTTCTGGCCCGTCTTCTGGTGACCGAAGGTTTCTCGGCGGCCGACGACGTTGCTTATGTGCCGATCGACGAACTGGCCGGCATCGAAGGCCTCGACGAAGGCATTGCCCAGGAGCTTCAGAGCCGCGCACTCGCTTATGTCGAGGAGCGCGACCGCCAGATGGAGGTCAAGCGTCAGGAACTCGGCGTCAGTGACGAGCTTGCCGCCATCGAAGGGTTGACGCCGGTCATGCTGGTCGAACTCGGTGAGAAGGACATCAAGACGCTTGATGATCTGGCCGACCTGGCCGGCGACGAACTGATCGAGGACTACCTGCCCGACAGCTACCTGACGCTCGACGAGGCAAACGCGATGATCATGGCGGCGCGCGCCCATTGGTTCCCCGATGAGGAGGAGACCGAGGAGGGTGCAGCGGAAGACGCTGGCGAGGAAACGGAAGCCAGCGACGAAACGGAAGCCAGCGAGGAGGAGGTCTGACCCTGGCCGAACTGGCGATCGATAGGAAGACGACAGCGCCCGAGCGGCGATGCCTCGTCACCGGCGAGACCGGCGACAAGGCCTTGCTCGTGCGTTTTGCGTTGTCGCCAGATGGCCGGGTGGTGCCCGACATCGCCGAACGTCTGCCTGGCCGTGGCGCCTGGGTGACGGCGCGGCGCGATGCGGTGGTGACCGCGGCGACGAAGGGTTTGTTCGCGCGCGGTTTCAAGGGCCGCGCGCTGGCCGATGCGGCGCTGGCCGATCAGGTCGAGGCGCTCTTGGAGACGCGATGTCTTGAGCTGCTTGGTCTGGCGAAGCGTGCCGGTCAGGCAGTTGCCGGGTTCGACAAGGCCCAGATGCTCCTGGCAAGCGGCGAGGCGGCGTATCTGCTGCAGGCGGGCGACGGCGCGCCGGACGGGCTGCGCCGGCTGAAACGCGCGGCACCGGATGTTGCCGTGCTAATCTGTTTTGATGCGGCGCAGATGGGTGCGGCGCTCGGCCGTGACATGGCCGTGCATGTGGCGCTGAAACCCGGTGGCTTGGCGACGGCCCTGCGACGCGATGTGGAACGGCTGCGCGGTTTTCGCGACGACGTGGCCGTGACCGATAGAGATGAAAAAGAGCGGCGGTAAAGATGGCTGAGACGACAGATAAAGAAGCCAAAGGCAAGACGCTGAGCGTGAACCGTCCCGGACGGCTCGACCTCAAGACGACTGTCGACGGTGGCCAGGTACGCCAAAACTTCCCCCGTGGCCGCTCCAAGCAGGTCGCGGTCGAGGTCAAGAAGCGCCGGGTCATCAAACCCGGTCGCGCGCCCGCGGCAGAGGCTGAGAAGCCCGAGGCCAAGGACGCGCCGGCGCCTGAAGCCAAGGCCGCACCGAAGGCCGAGCCCAAGGTTGAGGCGCCCGCCAAGCAGGAGCCCGCGGTCGATGCGCCGCAGGACGCCCGCGCGCCGATCGTTCTGAAGAACCTGACGTCGGAAGAGCGCGCCAGCCGTGTTCGCGCGCTGGGCGAGGCACGCAAGTCCGAGGAAGAAGCCCGTAAGCGCGCGGAGGAGGACGCGGTCCGGCGCGCTGAAGAAGAGAAACAGGCGGCGATTGAGCGCGAGGAATCCGAAAAGCGCGCCAAGGAAGAAGAGGATCGCCGTGCGAAGGAAGAAGAATCGCGTGTGAAGGCCGAGGAGCAGGCGGCGCGTCTGTTGGAAGAAGAGGCACCGGCCGAGGCGGCCGCTGCCGCGCCGCAAAGCGCGCCGCGTGGCCGCGCTGATGCCGAAACGCAGGAAGCCGAACGCAAGAGCGCCAAGGACCGGCGTTCGCGTCTGGCGCCGCGCTCGCGCAACGAACCACGCCGCCGCGGCGGCAAGCTGACCGTGTCTGAGGCCCTGGGCGCCGAGGATGAGGAAGGCCGCGCACGCAGCCTGGCCGCGGCGCGGCGCGCCCGCGAAAAACTGCGCCAGCAGCAGATGGGCCAGAAACAGGGCGGCGGCTCCAAGAAAGTCGTCCGCGAGGTCGTTATCCCCGAGGCCATCACGGTTCAGGAACTGTCCAACCGCATGGCCGTGCGCGGCGGCGACGTCATCAAGAAGCTCATGGACATGGGCCAGATGGTCACGATCAACCAGGCGATCGATGCGGATACCGCCGAGCTGCTCGTCGAGGAGTTCGGACACAAGGTCAAACGTGTGGCCGCAGCCGATGTCGAGGTTGGTTTGAAACGTGATGAAGATCCCGATGAGGCCAAGAAGCCGCGTCCGCCCGTTGTCACCGTCATGGGCCATGTCGACCACGGCAAGACGTCGCTGCTGGATGCGCTGCGCAAGACCGATGTCGTTTCGGGCGAGGCCGGCGGCATCACCCAGCACATCGGCGCCTATCAGGTGACGCTTGAAGGCGGTCACAAGATCACGTTCCTGGATACGCCGGGTCATGCGGCGTTCACCGCCATGCGCGCGCGCGGCGCCAGCGTGACTGACATTGTCATTCTGGTGGTTGCCGCCGATGACGGCGTCATGCCCCAGACCAAGGAGGCGATTGACCACGCCAAGGCGGCGGAAGTGCCGATCATCATCGCCATCAACAAGTGCGATCTGCCCGGTGCCGATCCCGATCGCGTCCGCCAGGATCTGCTCCAGCACGACCTGGTCGTCGAGAAGATGGGCGGCGATGTCCTGGACGTGGAGGTTTCCGCGACCAAGGGCGACGGCCTCGACAAGCTGGAAGAAGCGATCCTGTTGCAGGCCGAGGTCATGGAACTGGCCGCCAACCCGGACCGCAGCGCCGAAGGCATTGTGGTCGAGGCGAAGCTGGAGAAGGGCCGCGGCGCCGTTACCACCGTGCTGGTCCAGCGCGGTACGCTGCATGTCGGCGATATCATGGTTGTCGGCAAGGAATGGGGCCGCGTTCGCGCCCTGATCGACGATCGCGGCAAGAACGTCAAAACGGCCGGCCCGTCATTCCCCGTCGAGGCGCTTGGCCTGGGCGGCACGCCCGATGCCGGCAGCGAGTTCCAGGTCGTTGAGAACGAAAAGCGTGCGCGCGAGGTCTCGACTTACCGCGAGGAGCAGGAGCGCGACGACAAGATCACCGCCGGTGGCCGCGCGTCGCTTGAGCAGATGTTCGCCAACATCGCCTCCGGCGAACTGAAGGAACTGCCGCTGGTCATCAAGACCGACGTGCAGGGATCCGCCGAGGCGATTACCGCCAGCCTGGAGCAGTTCGCAACCGACGAGGTCGCCGCCAAGGTTCTGTTGAGTGCGGTCGGCGGTATCACCGAAAGCGACATCACGCTTGCCAAGGCGTCGAACGCCATCGTCATCGGCTTTGGCGTGCGCGCCAACAGCCAGGCCCGTACGCTCGCCGAACGCGAAGGTGTCGAGCTGCGCTATTACAACATCATCTATGAACTTCTGGATGACGTGCGCGACATGCTGTCGGGCCTTCTGGCGCCGCACAGCGAGGAAAAGGTGCTGGGCGCGGTCCAGGTGCTGGAGACCTTTGACATCTCGAAGATCGGCCGCATCGCGGGTTGCCGGGTGCTCGACGGTGTCGTGCGCCGCAATGCGCGTGTCCGCGTCTTGCGCGATGGCGTGCCGCTGTTCGACGGCGCGATCAAGAACCTCAAGCACCACAAGGACGAGGTGCGCGAGATCAAGGCCGGCCAAGAGTGCGGCATTCAGCTCGACGGTTTCCATGATGTGGAGGTCGGCGACGAAATCGAAGCCTATGAGCTTCAGGAGGTAGCACGCACGCTTGCCAGCTAAGGTGGCGTGCCGCGACGGGCGCAAGCCCGAAACTGTGAGTTATGACCAAACAAACACGACCTGAGGCGGGCCAGCGACAGCTGCGCGTCGGCGAAGAGATTCGTCACGTCCTGGCGGAAATCATCGCCCGTGGTGAACTGCGCGATCCCGCGCTCAGTGGCCGGCCGATCACCGTGACCGAAGTGCGCATGAGCCGCGACCTGCGCTATGCCACCGTCTTCGTCCTGCCGCTGGGCGGCGAGGAGACCGACGAGGTGATCGCGGGTCTCGACCGCGCCAAGCCGTTCCTGCGGTCACAGATCGGCCGCCAGGTGCGGCTGCGGTTTACCCCGGACCTCACCTTCCGGGCCGACCGCGGCTATGAGTATGCAGCGCGCATCGACCAGCTTCTCAAAGACAGCGATGGCGCGTA containing:
- the nusA gene encoding transcription termination factor NusA, which encodes MEAAAALTQEQLIQVADAVAREKGIERETVIDAMEQAIQHAGKRKYGHEHDIRATIDRASGDVSLMRYVEVVDEVENPATEITVGEAQQRNPLAKVGDFISEELPPIEFGRIAAQTAKQVIVQKVREAERARQYEEYKDRISEIVNGLVKRPEHGNWIIDLGKAEAMLRRDESLPREILRRGDRVRGYIYDVRQEPRGPQIFISRSHPQFMAKLFYQEVPEIYDGIIEIKAVARDPGSRAKIAVLSHDSSIDPVGACVGMRGSRVQAVVNELGGEKIDIIQWSPDTATFVVNALAPAEVTKVVMDEDDRRMEVVVPDDQLSLAIGRRGQNVRLASQLVGWDIDILTESDESERRIEEMRLRSEHFMETLDVDDVLARLLVTEGFSAADDVAYVPIDELAGIEGLDEGIAQELQSRALAYVEERDRQMEVKRQELGVSDELAAIEGLTPVMLVELGEKDIKTLDDLADLAGDELIEDYLPDSYLTLDEANAMIMAARAHWFPDEEETEEGAAEDAGEETEASDETEASEEEV
- a CDS encoding RNA-binding protein translates to MDRKTTAPERRCLVTGETGDKALLVRFALSPDGRVVPDIAERLPGRGAWVTARRDAVVTAATKGLFARGFKGRALADAALADQVEALLETRCLELLGLAKRAGQAVAGFDKAQMLLASGEAAYLLQAGDGAPDGLRRLKRAAPDVAVLICFDAAQMGAALGRDMAVHVALKPGGLATALRRDVERLRGFRDDVAVTDRDEKERR
- the infB gene encoding translation initiation factor IF-2, with amino-acid sequence MAETTDKEAKGKTLSVNRPGRLDLKTTVDGGQVRQNFPRGRSKQVAVEVKKRRVIKPGRAPAAEAEKPEAKDAPAPEAKAAPKAEPKVEAPAKQEPAVDAPQDARAPIVLKNLTSEERASRVRALGEARKSEEEARKRAEEDAVRRAEEEKQAAIEREESEKRAKEEEDRRAKEEESRVKAEEQAARLLEEEAPAEAAAAAPQSAPRGRADAETQEAERKSAKDRRSRLAPRSRNEPRRRGGKLTVSEALGAEDEEGRARSLAAARRAREKLRQQQMGQKQGGGSKKVVREVVIPEAITVQELSNRMAVRGGDVIKKLMDMGQMVTINQAIDADTAELLVEEFGHKVKRVAAADVEVGLKRDEDPDEAKKPRPPVVTVMGHVDHGKTSLLDALRKTDVVSGEAGGITQHIGAYQVTLEGGHKITFLDTPGHAAFTAMRARGASVTDIVILVVAADDGVMPQTKEAIDHAKAAEVPIIIAINKCDLPGADPDRVRQDLLQHDLVVEKMGGDVLDVEVSATKGDGLDKLEEAILLQAEVMELAANPDRSAEGIVVEAKLEKGRGAVTTVLVQRGTLHVGDIMVVGKEWGRVRALIDDRGKNVKTAGPSFPVEALGLGGTPDAGSEFQVVENEKRAREVSTYREEQERDDKITAGGRASLEQMFANIASGELKELPLVIKTDVQGSAEAITASLEQFATDEVAAKVLLSAVGGITESDITLAKASNAIVIGFGVRANSQARTLAEREGVELRYYNIIYELLDDVRDMLSGLLAPHSEEKVLGAVQVLETFDISKIGRIAGCRVLDGVVRRNARVRVLRDGVPLFDGAIKNLKHHKDEVREIKAGQECGIQLDGFHDVEVGDEIEAYELQEVARTLAS
- the rbfA gene encoding 30S ribosome-binding factor RbfA, with the translated sequence MTKQTRPEAGQRQLRVGEEIRHVLAEIIARGELRDPALSGRPITVTEVRMSRDLRYATVFVLPLGGEETDEVIAGLDRAKPFLRSQIGRQVRLRFTPDLTFRADRGYEYAARIDQLLKDSDGA